From Bacillus sp. FSL K6-3431, the proteins below share one genomic window:
- the arfA gene encoding arabinosylfuranosidase ArfA, whose translation MSSKKAKMIVEKDFKVSDIDDRIYGSFVEHLGRAVYGGIYEPTHPDADENGFRKDVIELVKELNVPLVRYPGGNFVSGYNWEDGVGPKEDRPRRLELAWRTIETNELGTNEFMDWAKLANAEVNMAVNLGTRGVDAARNLVEYCNHPSGTYYSDLRVSHGYKDPHKIKTWCLGNEMDGPWQIGSKTAVEYGRIANEAAKVMKLVDPTIELVACGSSSRTMPTFADWEATVLDHTYENVEFISLHQYYGNRDNDIANYLARSLEMDDFIKSVISIADYIKSKKRSKKTINLAFDEWNVWYHSNDADRKIDPWSIAPPQLEDIYNFEDALLVGSMLITMLRNADRVKIACMAQLVNVIAPIMTENGGPAWKQTIFYPYMHTSIYGRGVVLNPIVSSPKYDSKDFTDVPMLDTTAVYNEEKEELTIFAVNRDLEDSLLLECDIRNFEEYKVVEHIVLENDDLKKVNSAHVQAVAPHNSGNAENDNGLVAATLPKLSWNVIRLKK comes from the coding sequence ATGAGTAGTAAAAAAGCGAAGATGATTGTGGAAAAGGATTTTAAAGTATCGGATATAGATGACAGGATTTACGGTTCATTTGTAGAGCATCTTGGCCGTGCAGTATATGGTGGAATTTATGAGCCCACTCACCCGGATGCAGATGAAAATGGCTTCCGAAAAGATGTGATCGAGCTTGTGAAGGAATTGAATGTACCTCTTGTTCGCTATCCAGGCGGGAATTTTGTTTCTGGATATAACTGGGAGGATGGTGTCGGTCCAAAAGAAGATCGCCCACGCCGTCTTGAATTAGCATGGAGAACAATTGAAACGAATGAACTTGGCACGAATGAGTTTATGGATTGGGCGAAGCTAGCCAATGCAGAAGTAAATATGGCTGTAAACCTTGGAACCCGTGGAGTTGATGCAGCTCGTAATCTAGTAGAATATTGTAACCATCCTTCTGGTACGTATTACAGTGATTTACGTGTTTCTCATGGGTATAAAGATCCCCATAAAATTAAAACATGGTGCCTAGGGAATGAAATGGATGGCCCATGGCAAATTGGCAGCAAAACTGCGGTTGAATATGGAAGAATTGCAAATGAAGCTGCAAAAGTAATGAAGCTTGTTGACCCTACGATTGAACTCGTTGCCTGTGGAAGTTCAAGTCGTACAATGCCTACATTTGCGGATTGGGAAGCGACAGTATTAGATCATACATATGAGAATGTCGAATTTATTTCCCTCCATCAATATTATGGTAATCGTGATAATGATATAGCAAACTATTTGGCACGTTCACTTGAAATGGATGACTTTATCAAGTCTGTCATTTCCATTGCAGATTATATTAAATCCAAAAAACGTAGCAAAAAGACAATCAACTTAGCTTTTGATGAGTGGAATGTCTGGTATCATTCGAATGACGCCGATCGAAAAATTGATCCGTGGTCCATTGCTCCTCCACAACTAGAAGACATTTATAATTTTGAAGATGCATTGCTAGTTGGTTCCATGCTTATTACGATGCTCAGAAATGCAGATCGAGTAAAAATTGCTTGTATGGCACAGCTCGTGAATGTAATTGCACCAATTATGACTGAAAACGGTGGACCAGCATGGAAGCAAACAATTTTCTACCCATACATGCATACTTCAATTTATGGTAGGGGAGTTGTACTGAACCCAATCGTTTCAAGCCCGAAATATGACAGTAAAGATTTCACTGATGTACCAATGCTTGATACGACTGCTGTTTATAATGAAGAAAAAGAAGAATTGACGATTTTTGCTGTCAACCGCGATCTTGAAGATAGCTTGTTACTAGAATGTGATATTCGTAACTTCGAGGAATATAAAGTAGTGGAGCATATTGTATTGGAAAATGATGATTTAAAAAAGGTTAACTCAGCTCACGTTCAAGCCGTAGCACCTCATAATAGTGGAAATGCTGAAAATGATAATGGACTTGTAGCAGCTACGTTACCGAAATTGTCATGGAATGTGATCCGTTTAAAAAAATAA
- a CDS encoding DUF6171 family protein, which yields MNNLCKGCTESVIVADEVLEDMVLDAVRAGKMIVPDFIYEKRLLLCRSCPSLQYGTTCKHSGGLVHYQAKIATSKCPFPHDPKWFQASSVIC from the coding sequence ATGAATAATTTATGTAAGGGATGTACAGAAAGTGTCATTGTTGCGGATGAAGTATTAGAAGATATGGTGCTTGATGCCGTGCGGGCTGGGAAAATGATCGTTCCAGATTTTATTTACGAGAAGCGGCTTCTCCTTTGTAGAAGTTGCCCCTCGCTTCAATATGGTACTACTTGTAAACATAGTGGTGGCCTCGTACATTATCAAGCAAAGATTGCTACGAGCAAATGCCCATTTCCACATGATCCAAAGTGGTTTCAGGCATCATCAGTAATTTGTTGA
- a CDS encoding alpha-N-arabinofuranosidase, which produces MKNHVIINADVEKGTINKNIYGHFAEHLGRGIYEGIWVGEDSTIPNTNGIRNDVLEALKNLNIPVLRWPGGCFADEYHWKDGIGPREDRKRMINTHWGGLVENNHFGTHEFMMLCEMLDTEPYICGNVGSGTVQEMSEWVEYMTFDGESPMSNLRKENGRDEPWKLKYFGVGNENWGCGGNMRPEYYADLYRRYQTYVRNYGDNHLYKIAGGANVDDYNWTEVLMKNAARMMDGLSLHYYTIPGEFWDGKGSATDFPENEWFITLQKALHMDTLITKHSTIMDKYDPEKRIGIIIDEWGTWFDPEPGTNPGFLYQQNTIRDALVAGLHFNIFHEHADRVQMANIAQTVNVLQAMILTEGEKMLLTPTYHVFEMFKVHHDATLLAVDGSYDKYELDGQSLPQTSVSASKDDNGVIHISLCNLDHLNATNIDVDLRGIDLTSANIKGKILTASEMNAHNTFEQPENVKPVEFTDVKADGQSLSVSLPPMSVVVLAVK; this is translated from the coding sequence ATGAAGAATCATGTGATTATTAATGCGGATGTGGAAAAAGGAACCATTAATAAAAATATTTACGGTCATTTTGCTGAGCATTTAGGTCGAGGGATATATGAAGGGATATGGGTTGGCGAGGATTCAACGATTCCTAATACGAACGGCATTAGAAATGATGTTTTGGAAGCGTTGAAAAATTTAAATATTCCTGTTTTACGTTGGCCAGGTGGTTGTTTTGCTGATGAGTATCATTGGAAAGATGGAATCGGTCCTCGTGAAGATCGAAAGAGAATGATCAACACCCATTGGGGCGGATTAGTCGAAAATAATCATTTTGGTACACATGAATTTATGATGCTATGTGAAATGTTAGATACTGAACCGTATATTTGTGGGAACGTTGGAAGTGGGACAGTTCAGGAAATGTCTGAGTGGGTTGAGTACATGACATTTGACGGCGAGTCCCCAATGTCGAATTTGCGAAAAGAAAATGGACGAGATGAGCCTTGGAAGTTGAAATACTTTGGTGTTGGGAATGAAAACTGGGGTTGTGGGGGCAATATGCGTCCCGAATACTATGCAGATCTGTACCGACGTTATCAGACATATGTCCGTAACTACGGTGATAACCATCTCTACAAAATCGCTGGAGGTGCAAATGTAGACGATTACAACTGGACAGAAGTGCTCATGAAAAATGCAGCTCGGATGATGGATGGTCTTAGTCTACATTATTATACGATTCCAGGAGAATTCTGGGATGGCAAAGGATCGGCCACAGATTTCCCTGAAAATGAATGGTTTATCACATTGCAGAAGGCGCTTCATATGGATACTTTGATCACGAAACATAGCACGATTATGGACAAGTATGATCCTGAAAAAAGAATCGGTATAATTATTGATGAGTGGGGCACATGGTTTGATCCAGAACCAGGTACAAATCCAGGGTTTCTTTATCAGCAAAATACAATTCGTGATGCCCTTGTTGCAGGACTGCATTTTAATATTTTCCATGAACATGCTGACCGTGTGCAAATGGCGAATATTGCGCAAACAGTTAACGTTTTACAGGCGATGATTTTGACAGAAGGCGAAAAAATGCTATTAACTCCAACATATCATGTATTCGAAATGTTTAAAGTTCACCATGATGCTACTTTGTTGGCTGTTGACGGAAGCTATGATAAATATGAACTTGACGGACAATCATTACCACAAACGAGTGTTTCTGCTTCAAAAGATGACAACGGAGTGATTCATATTAGCTTATGCAATCTCGATCATCTAAATGCTACTAATATTGATGTCGATCTTCGTGGGATTGATTTAACATCTGCTAATATCAAAGGGAAAATTTTAACTGCTAGTGAAATGAACGCTCATAATACATTTGAACAGCCTGAAAATGTAAAACCAGTTGAATTCACTGATGTGAAAGCTGATGGACAGTCACTTTCTGTTTCGCTACCGCCAATGTCAGTTGTTGTTCTGGCTGTGAAATAA
- the araA gene encoding L-arabinose isomerase, producing MLKTKSYEFWFVTGSQMLYGEDVLLQVEEHSKEMAAGIDSNPNVSYKVVFKSVVKESDAIRRLALEANADENCAGIITWMHTFSPAKMWILGLKALTKPLLHLHTQYNRDIPWDSIDMDFMNLNQSAHGDREFGFIGSRMNITRKIVVGHWENEEVCERIGGWMRTAVAFNESQNLKVARFGDNMRQVAVTEGDKVEAQIQLGWTVNGYGIGDLVQLVNDVSAQEVDQLMTEYEESYDIVSKGDSDIESIRYQAKIEIAMKTFLEAGGYTAFTTTFEDLHGMEQLPGLAVQRLMEQGYGFAGEGDWKTAALVRLMKIIADGKDTSFMEDYTYHFEPGNELVLGSHMLEVCPTIAATKPTIEVHPLGIGDRGDPARIVFDGASGAALNASIIDIGHRFRLVINEVDAVKLEKEMPKLPVARVLWKSQPSLAQAAENWIIAGGAHHSCFSYKVTPEQLKDFAELVGIESVLINNNTNTHAFQNELRWNDLLYRS from the coding sequence ATGTTAAAGACGAAATCCTATGAATTTTGGTTTGTAACTGGTAGCCAAATGCTATACGGAGAAGATGTACTGCTTCAAGTGGAAGAACATTCGAAAGAGATGGCGGCTGGGATTGATAGCAATCCAAACGTTTCTTATAAAGTTGTGTTTAAATCTGTTGTCAAAGAATCTGATGCAATTCGTAGACTAGCTCTAGAAGCAAATGCGGATGAAAACTGTGCCGGTATTATCACTTGGATGCATACATTTTCACCAGCTAAAATGTGGATTTTAGGCTTAAAAGCATTGACGAAACCGCTACTTCATTTACATACTCAATACAACCGTGATATTCCATGGGATAGCATTGATATGGATTTTATGAATTTGAATCAATCTGCACATGGCGACCGTGAATTTGGATTTATCGGTAGCAGAATGAATATCACACGAAAAATAGTCGTTGGCCATTGGGAAAATGAAGAGGTATGTGAACGAATCGGCGGATGGATGCGGACCGCGGTAGCTTTTAACGAAAGTCAAAATTTGAAAGTGGCTCGTTTCGGCGATAATATGCGCCAAGTTGCTGTAACAGAAGGCGATAAAGTGGAAGCGCAAATTCAGCTTGGCTGGACTGTAAATGGGTATGGAATTGGTGATCTTGTTCAACTTGTCAATGATGTATCAGCGCAAGAAGTAGACCAGTTGATGACTGAATATGAAGAAAGCTATGACATCGTTAGCAAGGGAGACAGCGATATAGAGTCGATTCGCTATCAGGCAAAAATTGAAATTGCTATGAAAACATTTTTAGAGGCAGGTGGCTACACTGCTTTTACGACAACATTTGAAGACTTACATGGTATGGAACAACTTCCAGGTCTAGCTGTACAAAGACTAATGGAGCAAGGATACGGATTTGCTGGTGAAGGTGATTGGAAAACAGCTGCACTCGTACGCTTGATGAAAATCATTGCTGATGGTAAAGATACATCATTTATGGAAGATTATACGTATCACTTTGAGCCTGGAAATGAGCTTGTGCTCGGGTCGCATATGCTTGAAGTATGTCCAACGATAGCAGCTACAAAGCCGACTATTGAAGTGCATCCTTTAGGCATTGGCGATAGGGGAGATCCAGCTAGAATTGTATTTGATGGGGCAAGTGGAGCTGCGCTTAATGCATCAATTATCGATATCGGTCACAGATTCCGATTAGTGATTAATGAGGTAGATGCGGTGAAACTTGAAAAAGAAATGCCGAAACTTCCTGTTGCACGAGTGCTTTGGAAATCACAGCCTTCACTTGCCCAAGCAGCAGAGAATTGGATTATTGCTGGTGGCGCGCATCATTCATGCTTCTCCTATAAAGTAACGCCTGAACAGTTAAAAGATTTTGCCGAACTTGTCGGAATCGAATCAGTCTTGATCAATAACAATACAAACACTCATGCTTTTCAAAACGAATTACGGTGGAACGATTTACTTTATCGCTCATAA
- the araD gene encoding L-ribulose-5-phosphate 4-epimerase, whose translation MLESLKQEVLQANLQLPKYGLVTFTWGNVSGIDRGQGLVVIKPSGVAYDDLLLEDLVVVDLEGNVIEGDMRPSSDTATHLALYKAFSEIGGVVHTHSPWATSWAQAHRPIPALGTTHADYYYGEVPVTRPLTKQEIENAYELETGNVIIETFQQLDLDPKAMPGVLVAEHAPFCWGKDAKEAVHNAVVLDEVAKMAFHTIQLNPQVRAMDQFLLDKHYLRKHGPKAYYGQK comes from the coding sequence ATGCTTGAATCTTTAAAACAGGAAGTATTGCAAGCGAACTTGCAACTACCGAAATATGGGCTCGTCACTTTTACATGGGGAAATGTAAGTGGTATAGATCGCGGCCAAGGGCTTGTTGTTATTAAGCCGAGCGGTGTTGCTTACGATGATTTGTTATTGGAAGACCTTGTTGTTGTTGATCTAGAAGGAAATGTGATTGAAGGTGATATGCGTCCTTCATCCGATACGGCGACACATCTTGCACTTTATAAGGCATTCAGTGAAATTGGAGGTGTTGTCCATACTCATTCACCATGGGCGACAAGTTGGGCACAGGCGCACCGGCCAATTCCGGCACTTGGTACGACCCATGCTGATTATTATTATGGTGAAGTTCCGGTCACTAGGCCGCTTACCAAGCAAGAAATAGAAAATGCTTATGAATTGGAAACAGGAAATGTCATCATTGAGACATTTCAACAATTGGACCTTGACCCGAAAGCGATGCCGGGGGTACTCGTTGCGGAACATGCCCCATTTTGTTGGGGAAAGGATGCAAAAGAAGCTGTTCATAATGCAGTTGTACTAGATGAAGTGGCTAAAATGGCGTTCCATACAATTCAGTTAAACCCTCAAGTGAGAGCAATGGATCAGTTTCTATTGGACAAACACTATTTGCGTAAACACGGACCCAAAGCATATTACGGACAGAAGTGA
- the araB gene encoding ribulokinase gives MAKYTIGVDYGSLSGRAVLVEVASGNEVATVVKEYTHRVMDEFLPDGETKLENDWALQHPNDYLEVLQITIPKVLQESGVSTDDVIGIGIDFTACTVLPIKADGTPLCMLDEWRDNPHSYVKLWKHHAAQDEANRLNEIAEERGEDFLKRYGGKISSEWMIPKVWQILNEAPDIYEAADQIVEAADWVISQLTGEIRRNSCTAGYKAIWHKKEGYPSKEFFKALDPRLENVVEEKLSNEIFSMGSKAGEITDKATELTGLNPGTAVAVANVDAHVSIPAVGITEPGKLLMIMGTSTCHVLLGEEEKIVPGMCGVVEDGVLPGYMGYEAGQSCVGDHFEWFIENCVPASYYEEAEKKNMNIHVLLTEKASKLEVGESGLLALDWWNGNRSTLVDADLTGVLIGSTLLTKPEEIYRALIEATAYGTRIIVDAFRDNGVPVNEIYACGGIAEKNALMMQIYSDVLNMEIKISASSQTPALGSAMFGAVAAGSERGGYNNITDAANIMGGVKDEIYKPVVKNAEVYELLYAEYERLYNYFGRGENNVMKTLKNIKKNTL, from the coding sequence TTGGCCAAATATACAATCGGCGTTGACTATGGAAGCCTATCCGGACGAGCGGTACTTGTAGAAGTAGCGTCTGGTAACGAAGTCGCAACAGTGGTGAAAGAATATACACATCGGGTAATGGATGAATTTTTACCTGATGGCGAAACAAAACTAGAAAATGATTGGGCACTGCAACACCCGAATGATTATTTAGAAGTTTTGCAGATTACGATTCCTAAAGTTTTGCAGGAATCTGGAGTATCGACTGATGATGTAATTGGAATTGGCATCGATTTCACTGCTTGTACGGTTTTGCCGATAAAAGCAGATGGAACTCCATTATGTATGTTGGATGAATGGCGTGACAATCCACATAGTTATGTGAAGCTTTGGAAGCATCATGCGGCACAAGATGAAGCGAATCGCTTGAATGAGATTGCGGAAGAGCGTGGAGAAGATTTTCTAAAACGCTATGGTGGGAAAATTTCTTCGGAGTGGATGATTCCGAAGGTATGGCAAATCTTAAATGAAGCACCAGATATCTATGAAGCAGCAGATCAAATCGTGGAAGCGGCGGATTGGGTCATATCCCAACTGACAGGCGAAATTAGAAGAAACAGTTGTACCGCGGGCTATAAAGCAATTTGGCATAAGAAAGAAGGTTACCCGTCAAAGGAATTCTTTAAAGCGCTTGATCCACGATTAGAAAATGTTGTCGAAGAGAAGCTTTCCAACGAGATTTTTTCAATGGGTTCAAAAGCTGGTGAAATTACGGATAAAGCTACTGAATTAACTGGCTTAAATCCTGGAACAGCTGTAGCAGTTGCCAACGTGGATGCACATGTATCAATCCCAGCGGTCGGAATTACTGAACCGGGTAAATTATTAATGATCATGGGCACGTCAACATGTCATGTTTTACTTGGTGAAGAAGAAAAAATTGTTCCGGGAATGTGTGGAGTAGTGGAAGATGGTGTTCTTCCCGGATATATGGGATATGAAGCTGGACAATCCTGTGTTGGAGACCATTTTGAATGGTTTATCGAGAACTGTGTACCAGCAAGCTATTATGAAGAAGCCGAAAAAAAGAACATGAATATCCACGTGCTTTTGACAGAAAAAGCGAGCAAATTGGAAGTAGGAGAAAGCGGTCTCTTAGCCCTTGATTGGTGGAACGGTAATAGATCAACACTTGTAGATGCTGATTTAACAGGTGTATTGATTGGATCGACGCTTTTGACTAAGCCAGAAGAAATATACCGTGCATTAATTGAAGCAACTGCATACGGTACAAGAATTATTGTCGATGCCTTTCGTGATAATGGCGTACCTGTCAACGAAATATATGCATGTGGGGGCATTGCAGAGAAAAATGCATTGATGATGCAAATTTACTCCGATGTCTTAAATATGGAAATTAAGATTTCAGCTTCATCACAAACGCCGGCGTTAGGATCTGCGATGTTTGGTGCCGTTGCAGCTGGTAGTGAACGTGGTGGCTACAACAATATTACAGATGCCGCAAATATAATGGGCGGAGTAAAAGACGAAATATATAAACCCGTAGTAAAAAATGCTGAAGTATACGAATTACTCTATGCAGAATATGAAAGGCTATATAACTATTTTGGACGTGGCGAAAACAACGTGATGAAAACATTAAAAAATATTAAAAAGAACACCCTCTAA
- a CDS encoding glycoside hydrolase family 43 protein has product MNELNVKNPLIEQRADPWIYKHTDGYYYFTGSVPEYDRIELRRSDSIQGLADAEVKAIWYKHATGLMSANIWAPEIHYIDEKWYVYYAAARTSETKDGLFDHRMFVLENSSSNPLEGKWVEKGQVKTKWESFSLDATTFEHKGIRYYVWSQKDPEIVGNSNIYISEMENPWTLKGEHVCITTPEYDWEKIGYLVNEGAAIIKRNGRIFMTFSASATDSNYCMGLLTADENSDLLDAKSWVKTAEPVFTTSEENSQYGPGHNSFTVSEDGSQDILVYHARSYKEIEGEPLYDPNRHARVKVIQWNEDGTPNFGTPKPDTK; this is encoded by the coding sequence ATGAATGAATTAAATGTAAAAAATCCACTTATTGAACAAAGAGCAGATCCTTGGATTTATAAACATACAGATGGTTATTACTATTTCACAGGTTCTGTTCCGGAATATGACAGGATTGAACTACGACGTTCTGATTCTATACAAGGATTAGCAGATGCTGAGGTGAAAGCGATTTGGTACAAGCATGCAACAGGGTTAATGAGCGCGAATATTTGGGCACCAGAAATTCATTATATCGATGAAAAGTGGTATGTGTACTACGCTGCTGCACGTACATCTGAAACAAAAGATGGTCTATTTGATCATCGCATGTTTGTACTAGAAAACTCATCCTCAAATCCGTTAGAAGGTAAATGGGTGGAAAAAGGCCAAGTAAAAACGAAATGGGAATCATTTTCGCTAGATGCCACAACCTTTGAGCACAAGGGAATTAGATACTATGTATGGTCACAAAAAGACCCTGAAATAGTAGGGAACTCTAACATCTATATCTCTGAAATGGAGAATCCATGGACACTTAAGGGAGAGCATGTGTGTATTACTACTCCTGAATATGACTGGGAAAAGATTGGTTATTTAGTTAATGAAGGTGCTGCAATAATTAAACGAAATGGTCGTATTTTCATGACATTCTCAGCAAGTGCAACAGACTCTAACTATTGTATGGGTTTATTAACAGCAGATGAAAACAGTGATTTATTAGACGCAAAGTCATGGGTAAAAACAGCAGAACCTGTTTTTACTACCTCTGAAGAAAATAGTCAGTATGGTCCGGGGCATAATAGTTTTACTGTTTCAGAGGATGGCTCCCAGGATATACTTGTCTATCATGCTAGAAGTTACAAGGAAATTGAAGGAGAGCCGTTGTACGATCCGAATCGTCATGCACGCGTAAAAGTTATTCAGTGGAATGAAGATGGTACGCCAAACTTTGGGACTCCTAAACCGGACACAAAGTGA
- a CDS encoding carbohydrate ABC transporter permease encodes MSKKISVSKYSAYLFLIVLCVIWAIPIIFGITTSFRSQTEVVSTGFRLLPVNWIVENYVNILTNTSTAPILRWLMNSLFIATMHTLLVVVVISITAYGYSRMNFKGRDVLFFTLLGISFFPGVVNLIPSYKIIDALGWVNTAWAMVIPGLAGMGNVFLVRQFMRGIPKELDESARVDGAGDFRIYYSVMLPLIKPVLIVCGLFSFTGSWNDFLWPVIVYTDVEKMPVTAGLLLLQDIYGNYRMIGQLMGSAILAIIPTLLLFLFAQKYFVQSINLNSGIKG; translated from the coding sequence ATGTCGAAAAAAATAAGCGTATCAAAATATTCAGCATATCTATTTTTAATTGTTCTCTGTGTCATATGGGCGATTCCTATCATATTTGGAATTACCACATCATTTCGATCCCAAACGGAGGTTGTCTCTACTGGTTTTAGGTTATTGCCTGTGAATTGGATCGTTGAAAACTATGTAAATATATTGACGAATACATCTACAGCGCCAATTTTGCGTTGGTTAATGAACTCTTTATTTATTGCAACAATGCATACGCTTTTAGTGGTTGTTGTCATTTCAATTACTGCTTATGGTTATTCCCGTATGAATTTTAAAGGGAGAGATGTGTTGTTCTTTACTCTGTTAGGTATTTCCTTTTTTCCAGGGGTCGTTAACTTAATTCCATCCTATAAAATTATTGATGCGTTAGGCTGGGTTAATACCGCTTGGGCTATGGTTATACCAGGGTTAGCTGGAATGGGTAACGTTTTCTTAGTTAGACAGTTCATGAGGGGGATTCCAAAGGAATTGGACGAGTCTGCTCGGGTAGATGGCGCTGGTGACTTTAGAATCTATTACTCTGTGATGTTACCACTAATTAAACCAGTATTAATCGTTTGCGGTTTGTTCTCTTTTACTGGGTCGTGGAATGATTTTCTTTGGCCAGTTATTGTTTATACAGATGTAGAAAAAATGCCCGTTACAGCTGGATTATTGTTATTACAAGATATCTACGGAAACTATCGTATGATCGGACAATTAATGGGTTCGGCAATATTAGCGATTATCCCCACATTACTGTTATTTTTGTTCGCGCAAAAATACTTTGTGCAGTCAATTAACTTGAATTCAGGTATTAAAGGTTAA
- a CDS encoding carbohydrate ABC transporter permease encodes MNKKVNLTPLFFVGPHVILFAVFIFLPTIYGIYASFTQWNLINDPVWVGLDNYKTILSNSESTFHYQFRNGLKNTLIFVVLSVPLLIVIPLMVAVALEHKKVKMKTFIQSIIYIPGLISISAAALIWSLIFNKQLGVTGNLFGSDTVWAANQPYAWLIIIVITVWGGVGGNMIIYRASINGVSQDLYESAAIDGAGPIRKFVSITLPSIRFPLIYTFVMTTAGAFNVFGQPLMMTDGGPKQSTTVLMMYIRQLAFSHGESIAGMASAMAVLLGLVILVISALQYYVMNRNAS; translated from the coding sequence ATGAATAAGAAAGTAAATTTAACACCTCTTTTCTTTGTAGGTCCCCATGTAATATTATTTGCTGTCTTTATTTTTCTTCCAACGATTTACGGGATTTATGCCTCATTCACTCAATGGAATCTAATAAATGATCCGGTTTGGGTAGGGCTTGATAACTATAAAACTATCCTTTCAAATAGTGAATCAACCTTTCACTATCAATTTAGGAATGGACTAAAGAATACGTTAATATTTGTTGTTCTCAGCGTCCCTTTATTAATTGTAATCCCGTTAATGGTTGCTGTTGCATTGGAACATAAAAAGGTGAAAATGAAAACCTTTATCCAATCTATTATCTATATACCAGGATTAATTTCTATATCTGCAGCCGCGTTGATCTGGTCGCTAATCTTTAATAAACAATTAGGGGTTACTGGAAATCTGTTTGGTTCAGACACTGTTTGGGCGGCAAACCAGCCTTATGCTTGGCTCATCATTATTGTAATCACCGTATGGGGTGGAGTAGGGGGAAACATGATTATTTATCGTGCTTCCATAAATGGTGTATCACAAGATTTATATGAATCCGCAGCAATTGATGGTGCTGGCCCGATTCGGAAATTCGTTAGCATTACCTTACCGTCTATTCGTTTTCCATTAATTTATACGTTTGTTATGACAACTGCCGGCGCTTTTAATGTATTCGGTCAACCGTTAATGATGACCGATGGTGGTCCAAAACAAAGCACAACAGTATTGATGATGTATATTCGTCAACTGGCATTTAGTCACGGGGAGTCAATCGCAGGAATGGCATCAGCAATGGCGGTATTACTTGGATTGGTCATTCTAGTTATTTCAGCATTGCAATATTATGTGATGAACCGAAATGCTTCTTAG
- a CDS encoding ArsR/SmtB family transcription factor, with the protein MQLEIDKSSLVVYQALASEVRINIIQLLSKNKMNIKELAEALNISSPIMTKHIKKLEDAGIIKTEKIPGKSGRQRISILKVDHIEINFPKKIFHSFASYETSVPIGHYTDFDFKPTCGLATEKDFIGRVDEPNYFMDPKRVEAEILWFTQGFVQYNIANFLKKDEKLQQFEISLEVSSEFPFSNDVWPSDITFSLNGLELGTWTSPGDFADTRGKFTPEWWPHNINQYGLLKTIRITSHGTYIDGDPLSQVLVEDLDTTCDRWTFRIEVKEDAKHVGGATLFGKKFGNHDQDIMFKSFYL; encoded by the coding sequence ATGCAATTAGAAATAGACAAGTCCTCACTTGTTGTTTATCAAGCTTTGGCGAGTGAAGTAAGAATAAATATAATTCAATTACTTTCCAAAAATAAAATGAATATTAAAGAATTGGCTGAAGCACTTAATATAAGTAGTCCTATCATGACTAAGCATATAAAAAAATTAGAAGACGCAGGGATTATTAAAACAGAAAAAATTCCTGGAAAATCAGGTCGGCAAAGAATTTCCATCTTAAAAGTGGATCATATTGAAATTAATTTCCCTAAAAAAATCTTCCATTCATTTGCATCTTATGAAACATCTGTTCCTATCGGACATTATACTGATTTTGATTTTAAGCCAACATGTGGGCTCGCAACGGAGAAAGATTTTATCGGGAGAGTGGACGAACCGAATTACTTTATGGATCCAAAAAGAGTAGAAGCGGAAATTCTGTGGTTTACCCAAGGTTTCGTTCAATATAATATTGCTAACTTTCTAAAAAAGGATGAAAAATTACAACAGTTTGAAATTAGTTTAGAGGTATCTTCTGAATTTCCGTTTTCAAATGACGTCTGGCCTTCTGACATAACTTTTTCCCTAAACGGTTTGGAATTAGGTACTTGGACGAGTCCCGGTGACTTTGCTGATACAAGAGGGAAATTCACACCCGAATGGTGGCCACATAATATCAATCAATATGGATTACTAAAAACAATTAGAATTACAAGCCACGGAACATATATTGATGGTGACCCCCTGTCACAAGTGTTAGTGGAGGATTTAGATACCACTTGTGACAGATGGACTTTTCGAATCGAAGTAAAAGAAGATGCGAAACATGTTGGAGGGGCAACGCTTTTTGGAAAAAAATTCGGAAACCATGATCAAGATATCATGTTTAAATCATTTTACCTTTGA